In the Brassica napus cultivar Da-Ae chromosome A7, Da-Ae, whole genome shotgun sequence genome, one interval contains:
- the LOC106451682 gene encoding isovalerate--CoA ligase AAE2 has translation MRILLSKRAIRTLTPRFQRLWSTHSSFSTSGSGGFSDDSKPESWKTMDGLLRSPANFSPLSPITFLERSAKAYRDRTSVVFGSVEHTWLQTYHRCLRLASALTHLGISPGDVVAVLAPNVPAMHELHFAVPMAGLILCPLNTRLDTSTLSVLLQHSEAKILFVDHHLLEVAHGALAKSDRTRKTPKLVLISQSNDDDDEDRSSSFDSNYSFDYDYEDLVKSGDSEFEVIKPRNEWDPISINYTSGTTSRPKGVVWSHRGAYLNSLATVFLHQMPVSPVYLWTVPMFHCNGWCLIWGVAAQGGTNICLRKVSPKLIFKSIATHKVTHMGGAPTVLNMIVSSPVRERRPLPHRVEIMTGGSPPMPQILAKMEELGFNVSHLYGLTETYGPGTHCVWKPEWDSLSLEERAKLKSRQGVQHLGLEGLEVKDPVTMETVPSDGVTMGEVMFRGNTVMSGYFKDLEATRKAFEGGWFHSGDLAVKHPDGYIEVKDRLKDVIISGGENISTVEVERVLCSHKAVFEAAVVARPDNHWGQTPCGFVKLKEGFDCVKPEEIIEFCRDHLPHYMAPKTIVFGDLPKTSTGKVQKYLLRKRADEM, from the exons ATGAGAATCTTGTTATCTAAAAGGGCAATCAGAACCTTGACCCCACGTTTTCAAAGACTCTGGTCAACCCACTCTTCCTTCTCAACCTCAGGTTCCGGCGGATTTTCCGACGATTCCAAGCCGGAGTCATGGAAAACGATGGATGGTCTTCTCCGATCCCCCGCCAATTTCTCTCCTTTATCTCCGATCACGTTCTTGGAAAGATCCGCCAAAGCTTACAGAGACCGAACCAGTGTTGTGTTTGGTTCCGTTGAGCACACTTGGCTCCAAACTTACCACCGTTGTCTCCGTCTTGCATCTGCGCTTACTCACCTAGGAATCTCTCCCGGCGACGTG gttgcaGTTTTGGCGCCGAATGTTCCAGCGATGCACGAGCTTCACTTCGCTGTTCCGATGGCTGGTTTGATTCTCTGTCCGCTCAACACTCGACTCGATACTTCTACGTTGTCTGTTTTGCTCCAACACTCAGAGGCGAAAATCCTCTTCGTTGATCACCACTTACTCGAGGTTGCTCATGGAGCTCTTGCTAAATCAGACAGAACAAGAAAAACACCAAAGCTTGTCTTGATCTCTCAGTCTAATGACGATGACGACGAGGACAGATCATCGAGCTTTGATTCTAACTACTCTTTCGATTACGATTACGAAGATCTGGTTAAATCCGGAGACAGCGAGTTCGAGGTGATCAAACCGAGAAACGAATGGGATCCGATCAGTATAAACTACACTTCGGGGACAACCTCGAGACCTAAAGGTGTAGTGTGGTCTCACAGAGGAGCTTATCTCAACTCTCTCGCTACGGTTTTTCTTCACCAGATGCCTGTCTCTCCTGTCTACTTATGGACGGTACCGATGTTTCACTGCAACGGGTGGTGTCTCATTTGGGGAGTAGCGGCTCAAGGCGGTACAAATATCTGCCTTAGAAAAGTCTCTCCTAAGCTGATCTTTAAGAGCATTGCTACACACAAAGTGACGCACATGGGAGGTGCCCCAACGGTGCTGAACATGATTGTCAGCTCTCCTGTGAGGGAGCGTAGACCGCTCCCTCACAGGGTGGAGATCATGACGGGAGGATCCCCGCCTATGCCGCAGATATTGGCTAAGATGGAAGAGTTGGGATTCAATGTGTCTCATCTTTACGGCTTGACGGAGACATACGGTCCAGGGACACACTGCGTGTGGAAGCCTGAATGGGATTCGCTTTCGTTGGAAGAGAGAGCTAAGTTAAAGTCTAGACAAGGAGTGCAGCATTTGGGTTTAGAAGGGCTCGAAGTGAAAGATCCGGTGACAATGGAGACTGTACCTAGTGATGGTGTCACCATGGGTGAGGTAATGTTTAGAGGAAACACGGTGATGAGTGGGTACTTCAAGGACTTAGAGGCAACGCGAAAAGCTTTCGAGGGAGGTTGGTTCCACAGTGGTGACCTCGCTGTTAAGCATCCGGACGGGTACATAGAGGTAAAAGATCGGTTAAAAGATGTGATCATATCCGGAGGAGAAAACATAAGCACGGTGGAAGTCGAGAGAGTTTTGTGTAGTCACAAGGCTGTTTTTGAAGCTGCTGTTGTGGCTCGTCCGGATAATCACTGGGGACAGACTCCTTGCGGGTTCGTTAAGCTTAAAGAGGGGTTTGATTGTGTTAAACCCGAGGAGATTATTGAGTTTTGTAGAGATCATTTGCCTCATTACATGGCTCCAAAGACTATTGTGTTCGGGGACTTACCTAAAACATCAACAGGGAAAGTACAGAAGTATCTACTTAGGAAGAGAGCTGATGAAATGTGA
- the LOC106455019 gene encoding WAT1-related protein At1g68170-like: protein MGSLVALLVALIWKPDFEEWRLGWDIKLFARIFSGIMISGMAFAVIVWCVDANGPVFVSMFRPVRLVVVVIVASLILQEPIYSGSIIGTVILVGGLYLVLWAKKKEMKSMSNPVETNRTDRNVV from the exons ATGGGGAGCTTggtggctcttcttgtggctcttatTTGGAAACCTGATTTTGAAGAATGGAGATTAGGATGGGATATTAAACTGTTTGCCCGCATCTTTTCg GGAATTATGATTTCCGGTATGGCATTTGCTGTCATTGTGTGGTGTGTGGACGCTAATGGACCAGTATTTGTGTCCATGTTTAGGCCTGTACGACTAGTGGTTGTTGTCATCGTCGCATCACTTATTTTACAAGAGCCTATTTATTCCGGGAG CATTATAGGTACAGTCATTCTTGTGGGAGGACTGTACCTCGTCTTATGGGctaagaagaaagaaatgaagAGTATGTCAAATCCAGTAGAAACAAATAGGACAGATCGTAATGTTGTCTGA
- the LOC111214972 gene encoding protein NOI4-like: MASNDAGRPLPKFGEWDVNDPATADGYTVIFSKAGEDKKTGRSSTKTASQRKQDGDKPVVKKWLCFTFS, translated from the coding sequence atggCATCGAATGACGCTGGAAGGCCGTTGCCTAAATTTGGAGAATGGGATGTGAATGATCCGGCGACGGCGGATGGATACACGGTGATATTCAGCAAAGCCGGTGAAGATAAAAAGACGGGAAGGAGTTCTACGAAGACAGCTTCTCAGAGGAAACAAGACGGTGATAAACCAGTCGTCAAGAAATGGCTCTGTTTTACCTTTTCTTAA
- the LOC111215313 gene encoding high mobility group B protein 4-like, with amino-acid sequence MKGGQSKAEATSTDQRLKTRGRKKKTATKDPNKPKRPPSAFFVFLDDFRREFKEANPNNKSVAAVGKAAGAKWKSMSEEEKAPYATKAETRKSEYNQSMQEYNMKLANGTSRGEDDESKSEVDEAGGASDEEEEDDD; translated from the exons ATGAAAGGCGGTCAATCGAAAGCTGAAGCGACGAGCACCGACCAGAG ACTCAAAACCAgaggaaggaagaagaagacggcgACGAAGGACCCAAACAAACCTAAGAGACCTCCAAGCGCTTTCTTCGTCTTCTT AGATGATTTTCGACGGGAGTTCAAAGAGGCGAACCCTAACAACAAGTCCGTCGCCGCC GTTGGGAAGGCTGCTGGAGCCAAGTGGAAGTCTATGAGTGAAGAA GAGAAAGCGCCTTATGCCACCAAGGCAGAGACCAGGAAGAGTGAATATAATCAGAGTATGCAAGAGTACAACATGAAACtg GCTAATGGAACCAGTAGAGGTGAAGATGATGAGTCCAAGTCTGAAGTGGACGAAGCTGGAGGAGCAAGCGAtgag gaggaagaagacgatgatTAA